The Mycolicibacterium duvalii DNA window TTCGGTGTCGCGCTCCCGGAGCAACTCGGCGGTGCCGACGGCTCGATCGGCGACCTGTGCGCCATGGTCGACGAAGCGGCCGCGGCACTGGCGCCGGGGCCGGTGGCCACGACGGCGCTGGCCACCCTGGTGCTGGGCGACGCCGACCCTGAGCTCGTCGGGGCGCTGGTTGCCGGTGAGCGCACCGCCGGGATGACGTTGACAGCTGAGCTCGACTGCGTCGACGGCCGGGTGTCGGGAACCGCGCCGTACGTACTCGGCGCGGACGCGACCGCCGTGCTGCTGATGCCCGCCGGCGACCGCTGGGTGCTGGTCGACGCGAATGCCGACGGGGTGACCGTCGAAGCACTGACGGCGACCGACTTCTCCCGGCCGCTGGCAAAGGTGACCTTCGACGGCGCCGCCGCCGCGGTGATCGACGTGTCTGCTCAGCGCATCGTCGACCTGGCGGTGACGCTGATGGCCGCCGAGGCGGCCGGCCTGGCGCGCCGGCTGTTGCAGACCGCCACCGACTACGCGAAGGTGCGCGAACAGTTCGGCAAGCCGATCGGTAGCTTCCAAGCCATCAAGCACATGTGCGCGGAGATGCTGCTGCGCTCCGAACAGGCCTCGGTCGCCGCTGCCGACGCGGCCACCGCCGCCGCGGGCGACGATGCCGACCAGCTGTCCATCGCCGCCGCGCTGGCCGCTTCCGTGGGCATCGAGGCCGCGAAGGCCAACGCCAAGGACTGCATTCAGGTGCTCGGTGGAATCGGCATCACTTGGGAACACGACGCGCACCTGTACCTGCGGCGTGCCTACGGCATCGCGCAGTTCCTCGGCGGTCGGTCCCGGTGGCTGCGCCGGGTGGTGCAGTTGACCCAGCAGGGTGTGCGCCGCGAGTTGCACATCGACCTCGATTCGGTGGCCGACCTGCGGCCCGAGATCGCGGCGGCGGTGGCCGAGGTGGTGGCCGCGCCGCAGGACCAGCGGCAGGTCGCGCTGGCCGAGACGGGTCTGCTGGCACCGCACTGGCCGCGCCCATACGGCCGGGCGGCCGGGCCGGCCGAGCAACTGCTGATCGACCAGGAACTGGCCGCTGCCGACGTGACCCGGCCCGATCTGGTCATCGGCTGGTGGGCGGTGCCGACGATTCTCGAGCACGGCAGCGCTGAGCAGGTCGAGAAGTTCGTGCCGGCGACCCTGCGCGGCGAGCTGAGATGGTGCCAGCTGTTCAGCGAACCGGGCGCCGGCTCGGATCTCGCGGCATTGCGCACCAAGGCCGTTCGTGTGGATGGGGGCTTCAAGCTCACCGGCCAGAAGGTGTGGACCTCAGCCGCACAGCAGGCGCACTGGGGCGTGTGCCTGGCCAGGACGGACCCAAGCGCTCCAAAACATAAGGGCATCACGTATTTCCTGATCGACATGCGGTCACCGGGCATCGTGATCCGGCCGCTGCGCGAGATCACCGGCGACGAACTGTTCAACGAGGTGTTCTTCGACGACGTCTTCGTGCCGGACGAGATGGTGGTCGGCCAGGTCAATGACGGGTGGCGGCTGGCGCGCACCACGCTGGCCAACGAGCGCGTCGCGATGGCCAACGGCACCGCGCTGGGCAACCCGATGGAGGAGCTTCTGCATGTGGTCGCCGACGCGGGAATCGATGCGGCGCAACAGGATCGCCTCGGCACGCTGATCGGGCTGGCGCAGGTGGGCTCGCTGCTGGATCAGCGCATCGCGCAGCTGGCCGTCGAGGGGCAGGATCCGGGAGCGCAAGCCAGCGCCCGCAAGCTGATCGGCGTGCGGTACCGCCAGGGTCTGGCCGAGTTCCGGATGGACCTGTCCGACGGGGCCGGTGTGGTGGTCAACCAACAGGTGCACGACTTCCTCAACACCCGCTGCCTGACGATCGCCGGCGGCACCGAGCAGATTCTGCTCACCATGGCGGGGGAGCGGTTGCTGGGCCTGCCGCGCTAGCTAGAAGCGTGTCTGCGCGCAGGCGGTCGGGGTGGTCAGGTTCACCCCGCCGTAGACCACCTGGATCTGCGAGCAGGCCAGGAAGTCGGCCTCGGTGGCGGGGAGGCCGGTGGCCCACACGGTCGGCATCGAGTCGCCGTCGACCCGGAACCGTTCCAGTGGTCCGCCGCCGAAGTACGTCACCGAGATCTCGACGTTGTTGAGTGCCTTGTACATCTTCGACAGCACGTTGTTGTGGTTGGCGCCCTTGAGTTCTCGCGGTACCCCGGCCGGGGCGCTGTACCAGGCCTCCTGCCATACGCTGCGCTCGTCGCTACGCAGTGTGATGGTCTGGCGCGCCCAGGTGTCCTGCGGGAATCCGATCGGTCCGGTCGGCGTCAGCAGGTTCGCTGCGGTGTCGAAGTAGCACTTGTTCTCGGCCGGCACACAGTTGGCGTTGACGTGCATCTCGATCGAGGTCGCGCCGTCGACCGGGATCGAGGTGACCGCCGAATTGGACGCCGCCCCGGCCGATGCGGGCTGGGCCAGCGCCATCGTCAACAGGGCGGCGGCACCTGCCGCTGCGAGCCGCTTCATCGTCAAGAAGGTAGTCCTTCGCTACTCGTCGTAGGTGACTTCGACCGAATCGGAGCACGGGTGCGCCTGGCAGGCCAAGATCAGTCCCTCGTCGAGGTCCTGCTGTTCGAGCACGTCGTTGATCTCCATCTCGACCTCGCCGGACTTCTTCACCACCGCGCAGGCGCCGCAGTGGCCTTCCCGGCAGGAGAACGGTGCGTCGAGACCCTTGTCGAGCAACACGTCGAGCAGCTTGGCGCGCCGCGGCCAGGTCACTTCGTGGGTCTGGCCGTCGAGGGTGACGACGGCGGTGGCGGGACCTTCGTCGCTGTCGTCCTGCTCCACCTTGACCGCGGCGAACGGGTCGGACTCCAGCGACTTGAACACCTCGATGTGAATGCGCTCGGGTGCTGTTCCCGATGAGGTGAGCGCTTCCTCGGCAGCGGCCATGAACGGTCCGGGCCCGCAGATGAACGCCTCGCGCGCCGTGTACGGCGCGACCAGTTCGCTCAGCCCGGACACCGTCGGCAGCCCCTGCACCGATTCCAGCCAGTGCACGGCGGTCAGCCGGTCGGGATACTTGGCCGCCAGTTCGCGCAGCGCGGCGGCGAAGATCACCGAGTTCTCGTCGCGGTTGGCGTAGATCAGCGTGATCTTGCCCGTGCCCTCGCTCAGCGCCGACTTCAGGATCGCCATCATCGGGGTGATTCCGCTGCCGGCCGACAGCAGCAGGAAATCGGAGTCGAGATTCTTCGGGACGAAGGTGCCCGACGGCGCCAGCACATGCAGGCGCATGCCGGCGTGGGCGTTGTCGCACAGCCAGTTCGACGCGTAGCCGTCGGCGGTGCGCTTGACGGTCACGGTCAACGGGTCGCCGGTGAACGGGGAGCTGCACAGCGAGTAGCAGCGCGCGACCGAACCCGTCCGGTCGCTGGGGACACGCAGGGTCAGGAACTGCCCGGGCGAGTAGCGCAGTTTCTCGTCCGGGACCGGCGCGTCGGCCGGCGCCTTGAACACCAGAGAACGCGCGTCGGGCGTCTCATCGACGATCTGGGCGATCTCCAGCTCCAGAACGTGACTGCCCAATGGCTCGTCGGCGGCTACGTCCGTCACAAGATGGGCCCTTTCCTCCACGTCATCGGCCGGTCATAACTAGAACAGGTTACAGAAATGCATGTCCGCAGGTCCAGCAGCCACAGGACAGCGCTACTCGACACAAATCGTAACGTGTTCTAATCTCATACAGGTTACTTCGCACGCCTCGGGAGGCACACCAGTGACGTCCATTCAACAGCGCGACGCGCAGACGGTTCTCGCCGGTATCGACGACCTGTTGCCGCGGATCGCCGAGCGCTCGCCGGCCGCCGAAGAGCTGCGCCGCCTGCCCGACGAGACCGTCGCCGAACTCGACGAGGTCGGTTTCTTCAAACTGCTCCAGCCCGAACAGTGGGGTGGGCTGCAGTGCGACCCCACGCTGTTCTACGAGGCCGTGCGGCGCATCGCCAGCGCATGCGGCTCCACCGGCTGGGTGTCGTCGATCATCGGCGTGCACAACTGGCATCTGGCCCTCTTCGACCAGCAGGCCCAGGACGACGTCTGGGGTAACGACCCCACGGTGCGGGTCTCGAGCTCGTACGCGCCGATGGGCGCCGGACACGTCGTCGACGGCGGTTACCTGGTCAGCGGGGCCTGGCAGTGGTCGTCGGGATGTGACCACGCCACCTGGGCGTTCCTCGGCGGCCCGGTGATCAAGGACGGCAAGCCGGTGGACTTCGGCAGCTTCCTGATCCCGCGCACCGATTACACCATCGACGACGTGTGGAATGTGGTCGGCCTCAAGGCCACCGGAAGCAACACCGTGGTCGTCAAGGACGTGTTCGTGCCGCGGCACCGTTTCCTGTCGTACCGCGCGATGAACGACGGCACCGCGGGCGGCTACCAGAACAACACCGCGCCGGTCTACAAGATGCCCTGGGGCACCATGCATCCCACCACGATCAGTGCACCCATCATGGGCATGGCCTACGGCGCCTACGAGGCGCACGTCGAGCATCAGGGCAAGCGCGTGCGCGCGGCGTTCGCGGGCGAGAAGTCCAAGGACGACCCGTTCGCCAAGATCCGGATCGCCGAGGCGGCCAGCGACATCGACGCCGGGTGGCGTCAGCTCATCGGCAACGTCCGCGACGAGTACGAGCTGTTGCAGGCCGGCAAGGAGATTCCCTTTTCGCTGCGCGCCGCCGCCCGCCGCGACCAGGTCCGCGCCACCGCGCGCGCGATCGCCTCGATCGACCTGCTGTTCGAAGCCTCGGGCGCGACCGCGCTCGGACTGGACCAGCCGGTCCAGCGGTTCTGGCGCGACGCGCACGCGGGGCGCGTGCACGCCGCCAACGAGCCCGAGCGGGCGTACCTGATCTTCGGCAACGACGCGTTCGGACTGCCGCCGCAGGACACGATGGTATGACGTCCTACATCCAGGAGACCGAGCAGCAGGCCGAGGTCACGTTCGAGTCGACGTCACGCTTTGCGCAGGTGCGTGACGACATGCGGCTGCACTACCACGAGGCCGGCGTCGGCAACACGCAGACCGTGGTGCTGCTGCACGGCGGTGGCCCCGGCGCGTCGAGCTGGTCGAACTTCAGCCGCAATATCCCGGTGCTGGCCCAGCGTTTTCACGTGCTGGCTGTCGATCAGCCGGGCTACGGCCACTCCGACAAGCACACCGAGCACGAGCAGTACAACCGCTACAGCGCGACCGCACTGCTGAACCTGTTCGATCACCTCGGTATCGAACGTGCTGCGCTGGTGGGTAATTCGCTTGGTGGCGGCACCGCGGTGCGCTTCGCGCTGGACAACCCCAAGCGGGCCGGCCGGCTGGTCCTGATGGGCCCCGGCGGCCTGAGCGTCAACCTGTTCGCGCCCGACCCGACCGAGGGCGTGAAGATGCTCGGCAGGTTCGCGGCCGAACCGACCCGGGAGAACATCGAGAAGTTCCTGCGCATCATGGTCTTCGATCAGAGCCTGATCACTGAAGAACTGGTCGAGGAGCGCTTCCGGATCGCCAGCACCCCGGAGTCGCTGGCCGCCACCAAAGCCATGGGGAAATCGTTCGCAGGTGCGGATTTCGAGCTGGGCATGATGTGGCGCGACGTGTACAAGCTGCGCCAGCGGGTACTGCTGATCTGGGGCCGCGAGGACCGCGTGAACCCGCTCGACGGGGCGCTGGTGGCGCTCAAGCAGATTCCGCGGGTGCAACTGCACGTGTTTGGACAGTGCGGGCACTGGGCGCAGCTGGAGAAGTTCGACGAGTTCAACAAGCTGACCACAGACTTCCTTCTGGAGGCATAGTCATGACCATCCGATCACTGGGATATCTGCGGATCGAGGCCACCGACGTCGCGGCGTGGCGCGAGTACGGGCTCAAGGTGCTCGGCATGGTGGAAGGCAAAGGCGGCACTGACGGCGCGCTGTATCTGCGGATGGACGAGTTCCCGGCGCGGCTGGTGATCGTGCCCGGGGACAGCGACCGGCTGATCAGCTCGGGGTGGGAGACCGCCAACGCCGCGGCGCTGCAGGAGATCCGCAACAGCCTCGATGTGCACGGCACGCCGTACAAGGAGGCCACCGGCGCCGAGCTGGCTGAGCGCCGCGTCGACGAGATGATCGTCTTCGACGACCCGTCGGGCAATACCCTGGAGGTCTTCCACGGCGTCGCACTCGAGCACCGCCGCGTGGTCAGCCCGTACGGCCACAAGTTCGTCACCGAGGAGCAGGGACTGGGGCACGTGGTGCTGACCACCCGCGACGACACCGAGACCCTGCACTTCTACCGCGACGTGCTGGGATTCAGCCTGCGCGATTCGATGCGGCTGCCCCCGCAACTGGTCGGCCGACCCGCCGACGGAGCCCCGGCGTGGCTGCGCTTCCTCGGCGTCAACCCGCGCCACCACAGCCTCGCGTTCATGCCGGGCGAAACCCCGAGCGGGATCGTGCACCTGATGGTGGAGGTGGAGAACTCCGACGACGTGGGTCTGTGCCTGGACCGCGCACTGCGCCGCAACGTCAAGATGGCGGCCACGCTGGGCCGGCACGTCAACGACAAGATGCTGTCGTTCTACATGAAGACGCCCGGCGGCTTCGACATCGAATTCGGTTGCGAGGGACTCGAAGTCGACGACGACAACTGGGTGGCGCGAGAGAGCACCGCGGTGTCGCTGTGGGGGCACGATTTCAGCGTGGGATTCAAGAGCTAGCCATCGTGGGCAGCCCGATCGATCCGCGCACCTTCCGCAATGTGCTCGGCCAGTTCTGTACCGGCATCACGGTGATCACCACCGTTCATGAGGACGCCCCGGTGGGTTTCGCCTGCCAGTCGTTCGCTGCGCTGTCGCTGGATCCGCCGCTGGTGCTGTTCTGCCCGACCAAGCAGTCGCGGTCCTGGCAGGCCATCGAGGCCAGCGGCCGGTTCTGCGTCAACATCCTGCACGAGAACCAGCAGCACGTCTCGGCGCGCTTCGGTTCCCGCGAGCCCGACAAGTTCGCCGGCATCGACTGGAAGCCGTCCGAACTGGGTTCCCCGGTGATCGAGGGCAACCTGGCCCACCTCGACTGCACCGTGGACTCGGTGCACGACGGCGGAGATCACTTCGTGGTGTTCGGCGCGGTGCACTCGCTGTCGGAGGTGCCCGACACCAAGCCCCGGCCGCTGTTGTTCTACCAGGGGCAGTACACCGGCATCGAGCCCGAGAAGAACACCCCGGCGGATTGGCGCAACGACCTGGAGGCCTTTCTCACCGTCGCCAGCGAAGACACCTGGCTCTAGTCTGGCGCTGTGACGACCCGCGAGCAGAGCCCCGCGCGTACCTTCTTCGGACACCCGATCGGGTTGACCAACCTGTTCGGTGTCGAACTCTGGGAACGGTTCTCGTTCTACGGGATGCTCACCATCCTGGGCTACTACCTGTACTACACCGCCACCGACGGCGGTCTGGGGCTGTCCCAGGCCACCGCCACCGGCATCGTCGGGGCCTACGGCGGTCTGGTCTATCTGTCCACGGTGCTGGGTGCGTGGATCGCCGATCGGCTGCTCGGAATGGAACGGACGGTGTTCTACGGCGGGGTGGTCGTCATGATCGGCCACATCGCGCTCGCGGTACTCCCCGGACTGACCGGCGTCGGGATCGGGCTGGTCTTCGTCGCCCTCGGGTCGGGCGCACTCAAGGCGAATGCCTCATCGCTGCTCGGCACGCTCTATGCCAAGGGTGACGCGCGTGCGGACGGCGGGTTCACCCTGTTCTATCTCGGCATCAACCTCGGTGCGTTCGCCGGGCCGTTGCTCACCGGTCTGTTGCAGACCCGGGTCGGTTTCCACTACGGCTTCGGTGCCGCTGCGGTCGGCATGGCCCTCGGGCTGATCCAGTACGTGGTGTTCCGGCGCAACCTCGGCACCCATGGGCGCGAGGTGCCCAACCCGTTGCCGCGCAGCGCGCTCGGCAGGGCCGCCGGGGTGGCCGGTGCCGCGGTGGTCGTCGTCGCGGCCGCGATCGGCCTGCGGTGGGTGACCCTGGAGAATCTGTCGCAGATCACCACCGCGGTGATCGTCGCCGCGTCGGTGGCCTACTTCGTCGTGATGTTGCGCTCGGGCACGGTCACCGCTGCAGAGCGAGAGCGAGTGCGCGCCTTCATCCCGCTGTTCATCGCCAACGCGGTCTTCTGGTCGTTGTTCCAGCAGATCTTCACCGTGCTCGCGATCTACTCCGACGAGCGGATGAACTGGTCGATCTTCGGGTGGGTGGCGCCGTCGAACTGGATCGGCTCGATCGAACCCATCTGGATCATCGCGCTGTCGCCGCTCTTCGCGGCGATGTGGACCCGGCTGGGCAGCCGGGCGCCCACCACGCCGCGCAAGTTCTCCTACGGCGTCATCGGGATGGGGCTGGCCTTCCTCTGTTTCGTCCCGCTGGCGGGCGTCGACGCGGTACCGGCGTTGCTCGTGCTGGTGATCCTCGGTGTGTTCGCGGTCTCGGAGCTGCTGCTGTCGCCGATCGGGCTGTCGGTGACCACCAAGCTGGCCCCGGAGGCGTTCCGCGCCCAGATGATGGCGCTGTACTTCTTCTCGGTCGGTCTCGGGACCGCGATGTCGGGCGTGTTGGCCGGCGCCTACGACCCAACTCGCGAGATCGCGTACTTCGGCACTCTCGGTGGGGTGACGGTGGCCACCGGTCTCGTCGTTCTGCTCATCGCCCCGTGGATCAGTCGCCGGATGGAAGGCGTGCACTGACCTGCACTAATCACATCGATGTGATTCATCCACACTGTGGACAAGCGCTGGGGACAACTGCTCAGCGCCTGCCCAGGAGCACGTCGCGCTGGTCCTGCACGCGGGCGCGGATGGCGTCCACCACCGCCGCCACCTCGGGGCGGCGCAGCGTCTCGGCGCGTGTCACCAGCCAGTAGGTCAACCGGATGGACACCGCGTCGGGCAGTACCCGGACCAGGTCGGCGTGCCGGTCGGCCATGAAGCAGGGCAGCAGCCCCAGCCCGGCCGACGCACGGGTCGCCTCGACGTGGACGAACACGTTGGTGGAGGTCACCGATTCCCGCATCGCCGGCGCGAAGCTGGTCGCCAGATCCAGATCATCGACCTGCAGCATCGAATCGATGAAGTAGACCAGCGGAAACCGGTGCAGGTCGGCGACGTCGACCGGAGCGCTGTGCGCGGCGAGGTAGTCGCGCGAGCCGTACAGCCCGAGGCAGTAGTCACCTAGCCGCAGCGCCCGCGCCCGGTGCACCTTCGGTTCGCCGACGACCACCTCGATGTCCATCCCGGAACGCTGTTGCGTGGCGCGCCGGGTGGTGGCCACGACCTCCACCGCGACCTTGGGGTGGTCCCGCTGCACCGCGGCCGCAGCCGGAGCGGCGATGTAGGCGGAGAAGCCGTCGGTCGCCGAGATTCGCACCACACCTTCGAGTGCGCGCGTACCGGCCGCGTCGGTGGCCAGCGAGCGCACCGCGCTCTCCACCGCCTCGGCTGCGGTCAGCGCCTCGCGGCCCAGATCGGTGAGTTCCCATCCACCGCCCACCCGGGCCAGCACCCGGCCGCCCATCGCCCGTTCGAGTGCGGCGATCCGGCGGCTGATCGTGGTGTGGTTGAGACCCAGTTCGTCGGCGGCCGTGGTGTAGCGCCCCGTGCGGCCGACCGCCAGCAGCACCAACAAGTCGTCGGCGCTGGGACGGCGGGTAGGCACGGACACCTCTGCATTTTTGCAGACGCGTGGTGCAGTTTTGGGCATTGCACCGCGTGGGTAGCTGCATGAATACTCACTGCGATCTGTGGTGAGCATCACAAGGAGGGGTGCGCGATGAGCACACAACAGTCGGACAGCGCCGCCTCGGCCCCGACCGGCCTCAAGCGGGTGGTGGTCGCGTCGATGGCGGGCACCGTTGTCGAGTGGTACGAGTTCTTCCTGTACGCGACCGCGGCGACGCTGGTTTTCAACAAGGTGTTCTTCGCGGAGGGCACGAGCGAAGCCGCGGGACTCATCGCCGCGCTGCTGACCTACGCGGTCGGTTTCGTCGCGCGACCGCTCGGCGGCATCGTGTTCGGCCACTTCGGCGACAAGTACGGCCGCAAGAAGCTGCTGCAGTTCGCGATCCTGCTCGTCGGCGCCGTCACGTTCCTGATGGGGTGCTTGCCCACGTACGCCCAGATCGGGGTGTGGGCACCCATCCTGCTCGTGGCGCTGCGCTTTCTGCAGGGCTTCGCCGTCGGTGGGGAGTGGGGCGGGGCGGTGCTATTGGTCGCTGAGCACAGCCCGAACTCCAAGCGCGCGTTCTGGGCCAGCTGGCCGCAGGCGGCGGTGCCGATCGGCAACATGCTCGCCACGGTGGTGTTGCTGGTGCTGACCGGTGTGCTGTCGGACGACGCGTTCCTGTCGTGGGGCTGGCGGGTGGCGTTCTGGCTGTCGGCGGTGGTGGTGCTGATCGGGTACTACATCCGTACCAAGGTCACCGACGCGCCCATCTTCGTCGCCGCACAGGAAGAGGTGGACCGGGTCAAGTCCGTCTCCTACGGCGTCGTCGAGGTGCTCAAGCGTTACCCGCGTGGCGTTTTCACCGCGATGGGACTGCGGTTCGCCGAGAACATCATGTACTACCTGGTGGTCACCTTCTCCATCGTCTACCTCAAGACCCACGTCGGCACCGACACCGGCGACATCCTGTGGTATCTGCTGGCCGCGCACGCGGTGCACTTCGTGGTGGTGCCGCAGGTGGGCCGCCTGGCCGACCGGTTCGGGCGACGACCGGTGTACATGGTCGGTGCGATCCTGGCGGCCACCTGGGGGTTCTTCGCCTTCCCGATGATGAACACCGGCGACTACCTGATGATCATGGGCGCGGTGATCCTCGGCCTGGTGATCCACGCCCTGATGTACGCCCCGCAGCCGGCCATCATGGCCGAGATGTTCCCGACCCGGATGCGGTATTCCGGTGTCTCGCTGGGTTATCAGGTCACCTCGATCGTCGCGGGCTCGCTGGCACCGGCGATCGCGACCTGGTTGCTGGACAGGTTCGGCACCTGGGTGCCCATCGCGCTGTACCTGGCGGGAGCCTCGGTGATCACGCTCGCGGCGGCCTGGTTCACCCGGGAGACCAACGGCATCGACCTGCACGACCTCGACGAGGCCGACCGTGAGCAACTGGCCCGGGCGGGGCTGGTGTGAGTGATCTGCGCGGCCGCACCGCGCTGGTCACCGGAGGCGCGGGCGGCATCGGCGCGGCATGCGCGCGCGAACTGGCCGGAAGGGGCGCGACGGTCACGGTCGTCGACGTCGATGAGCCGGGGGCGCGGGAGGTCGCAAGCTCCATCGGCGGAACCGCCTGGACGCTGGATCTTTCCGACGGGCGAGCGCTCGAAGACCTCCGGCTCGAGGTCGACATCCTGGTCAACAAC harbors:
- a CDS encoding acyl-CoA dehydrogenase; amino-acid sequence: MSVSSSASITDEQAAARELVRSWASGSGGIEAAREVEQGSPDAWRSSYRGLAELGIFGVALPEQLGGADGSIGDLCAMVDEAAAALAPGPVATTALATLVLGDADPELVGALVAGERTAGMTLTAELDCVDGRVSGTAPYVLGADATAVLLMPAGDRWVLVDANADGVTVEALTATDFSRPLAKVTFDGAAAAVIDVSAQRIVDLAVTLMAAEAAGLARRLLQTATDYAKVREQFGKPIGSFQAIKHMCAEMLLRSEQASVAAADAATAAAGDDADQLSIAAALAASVGIEAAKANAKDCIQVLGGIGITWEHDAHLYLRRAYGIAQFLGGRSRWLRRVVQLTQQGVRRELHIDLDSVADLRPEIAAAVAEVVAAPQDQRQVALAETGLLAPHWPRPYGRAAGPAEQLLIDQELAAADVTRPDLVIGWWAVPTILEHGSAEQVEKFVPATLRGELRWCQLFSEPGAGSDLAALRTKAVRVDGGFKLTGQKVWTSAAQQAHWGVCLARTDPSAPKHKGITYFLIDMRSPGIVIRPLREITGDELFNEVFFDDVFVPDEMVVGQVNDGWRLARTTLANERVAMANGTALGNPMEELLHVVADAGIDAAQQDRLGTLIGLAQVGSLLDQRIAQLAVEGQDPGAQASARKLIGVRYRQGLAEFRMDLSDGAGVVVNQQVHDFLNTRCLTIAGGTEQILLTMAGERLLGLPR
- a CDS encoding ferredoxin--NADP reductase; translated protein: MTDVAADEPLGSHVLELEIAQIVDETPDARSLVFKAPADAPVPDEKLRYSPGQFLTLRVPSDRTGSVARCYSLCSSPFTGDPLTVTVKRTADGYASNWLCDNAHAGMRLHVLAPSGTFVPKNLDSDFLLLSAGSGITPMMAILKSALSEGTGKITLIYANRDENSVIFAAALRELAAKYPDRLTAVHWLESVQGLPTVSGLSELVAPYTAREAFICGPGPFMAAAEEALTSSGTAPERIHIEVFKSLESDPFAAVKVEQDDSDEGPATAVVTLDGQTHEVTWPRRAKLLDVLLDKGLDAPFSCREGHCGACAVVKKSGEVEMEINDVLEQQDLDEGLILACQAHPCSDSVEVTYDE
- the hsaA gene encoding 3-hydroxy-9,10-secoandrosta-1,3,5(10)-triene-9,17-dione monooxygenase oxygenase subunit, which encodes MTSIQQRDAQTVLAGIDDLLPRIAERSPAAEELRRLPDETVAELDEVGFFKLLQPEQWGGLQCDPTLFYEAVRRIASACGSTGWVSSIIGVHNWHLALFDQQAQDDVWGNDPTVRVSSSYAPMGAGHVVDGGYLVSGAWQWSSGCDHATWAFLGGPVIKDGKPVDFGSFLIPRTDYTIDDVWNVVGLKATGSNTVVVKDVFVPRHRFLSYRAMNDGTAGGYQNNTAPVYKMPWGTMHPTTISAPIMGMAYGAYEAHVEHQGKRVRAAFAGEKSKDDPFAKIRIAEAASDIDAGWRQLIGNVRDEYELLQAGKEIPFSLRAAARRDQVRATARAIASIDLLFEASGATALGLDQPVQRFWRDAHAGRVHAANEPERAYLIFGNDAFGLPPQDTMV
- the hsaD gene encoding 4,5:9,10-diseco-3-hydroxy-5,9,17-trioxoandrosta-1(10),2-diene-4-oate hydrolase — translated: MTSYIQETEQQAEVTFESTSRFAQVRDDMRLHYHEAGVGNTQTVVLLHGGGPGASSWSNFSRNIPVLAQRFHVLAVDQPGYGHSDKHTEHEQYNRYSATALLNLFDHLGIERAALVGNSLGGGTAVRFALDNPKRAGRLVLMGPGGLSVNLFAPDPTEGVKMLGRFAAEPTRENIEKFLRIMVFDQSLITEELVEERFRIASTPESLAATKAMGKSFAGADFELGMMWRDVYKLRQRVLLIWGREDRVNPLDGALVALKQIPRVQLHVFGQCGHWAQLEKFDEFNKLTTDFLLEA
- the hsaC gene encoding iron-dependent extradiol dioxygenase HsaC, with product MTIRSLGYLRIEATDVAAWREYGLKVLGMVEGKGGTDGALYLRMDEFPARLVIVPGDSDRLISSGWETANAAALQEIRNSLDVHGTPYKEATGAELAERRVDEMIVFDDPSGNTLEVFHGVALEHRRVVSPYGHKFVTEEQGLGHVVLTTRDDTETLHFYRDVLGFSLRDSMRLPPQLVGRPADGAPAWLRFLGVNPRHHSLAFMPGETPSGIVHLMVEVENSDDVGLCLDRALRRNVKMAATLGRHVNDKMLSFYMKTPGGFDIEFGCEGLEVDDDNWVARESTAVSLWGHDFSVGFKS
- the hsaB gene encoding 3-hydroxy-9,10-secoandrosta-1,3,5(10)-triene-9,17-dione monooxygenase reductase subunit; the encoded protein is MGSPIDPRTFRNVLGQFCTGITVITTVHEDAPVGFACQSFAALSLDPPLVLFCPTKQSRSWQAIEASGRFCVNILHENQQHVSARFGSREPDKFAGIDWKPSELGSPVIEGNLAHLDCTVDSVHDGGDHFVVFGAVHSLSEVPDTKPRPLLFYQGQYTGIEPEKNTPADWRNDLEAFLTVASEDTWL
- a CDS encoding peptide MFS transporter — protein: MTTREQSPARTFFGHPIGLTNLFGVELWERFSFYGMLTILGYYLYYTATDGGLGLSQATATGIVGAYGGLVYLSTVLGAWIADRLLGMERTVFYGGVVVMIGHIALAVLPGLTGVGIGLVFVALGSGALKANASSLLGTLYAKGDARADGGFTLFYLGINLGAFAGPLLTGLLQTRVGFHYGFGAAAVGMALGLIQYVVFRRNLGTHGREVPNPLPRSALGRAAGVAGAAVVVVAAAIGLRWVTLENLSQITTAVIVAASVAYFVVMLRSGTVTAAERERVRAFIPLFIANAVFWSLFQQIFTVLAIYSDERMNWSIFGWVAPSNWIGSIEPIWIIALSPLFAAMWTRLGSRAPTTPRKFSYGVIGMGLAFLCFVPLAGVDAVPALLVLVILGVFAVSELLLSPIGLSVTTKLAPEAFRAQMMALYFFSVGLGTAMSGVLAGAYDPTREIAYFGTLGGVTVATGLVVLLIAPWISRRMEGVH
- a CDS encoding LysR family transcriptional regulator; this translates as MPKTAPRVCKNAEVSVPTRRPSADDLLVLLAVGRTGRYTTAADELGLNHTTISRRIAALERAMGGRVLARVGGGWELTDLGREALTAAEAVESAVRSLATDAAGTRALEGVVRISATDGFSAYIAAPAAAAVQRDHPKVAVEVVATTRRATQQRSGMDIEVVVGEPKVHRARALRLGDYCLGLYGSRDYLAAHSAPVDVADLHRFPLVYFIDSMLQVDDLDLATSFAPAMRESVTSTNVFVHVEATRASAGLGLLPCFMADRHADLVRVLPDAVSIRLTYWLVTRAETLRRPEVAAVVDAIRARVQDQRDVLLGRR
- a CDS encoding MFS transporter, which gives rise to MSTQQSDSAASAPTGLKRVVVASMAGTVVEWYEFFLYATAATLVFNKVFFAEGTSEAAGLIAALLTYAVGFVARPLGGIVFGHFGDKYGRKKLLQFAILLVGAVTFLMGCLPTYAQIGVWAPILLVALRFLQGFAVGGEWGGAVLLVAEHSPNSKRAFWASWPQAAVPIGNMLATVVLLVLTGVLSDDAFLSWGWRVAFWLSAVVVLIGYYIRTKVTDAPIFVAAQEEVDRVKSVSYGVVEVLKRYPRGVFTAMGLRFAENIMYYLVVTFSIVYLKTHVGTDTGDILWYLLAAHAVHFVVVPQVGRLADRFGRRPVYMVGAILAATWGFFAFPMMNTGDYLMIMGAVILGLVIHALMYAPQPAIMAEMFPTRMRYSGVSLGYQVTSIVAGSLAPAIATWLLDRFGTWVPIALYLAGASVITLAAAWFTRETNGIDLHDLDEADREQLARAGLV